The region TGTATGGTGTAGTCGGCTCATTAGTAGTCTTAAAGGGATAAGGAGTTATGCTATTCGTGTTGAGGTAGCTGTGTATCTTATCTAATTGGCTATCTTCATTAGGCAAAGTGTGCTCAACTAAGTGTAATTCATTCTTATAATGATCATATACTATGATGTATCTAAAGAAGTGATATTGCATTACAGGCAAGGTTAGATCCGCTGGCTTAAAGGCAATATCGTGTAGGAGGGGGATACTGTCATAACTCGTGTAACCATAGACTCCAGCCTTGATGAAATCAGGTGATGTAGAGTTCTCTACCTGTATCGTATCAATGAAGAGTTGTAACTGTTCAAGGACATTAATAGTAGCAGTAGGGTATGTTTTTGTTTCAGTTAAGTCTTGTACAGTTGTAATCTCAGCTTCTACACTGAATGACATCATCGGGTCAAAGCAGATATATGAACAGCTATTCTCTCTCGAGTGGTTACTCGAGTTCTCTAGTAAAAAGCTATTAGAGTATTTATCTCTAAGCTTAAGGTAAATTTCTATAGGAGTATATAGGTCTCCAAGTATCTTTTTGTGATTTATGTGTAGTTTCATAATGAAATATTATTTGAGTTAAGGGAATAAAAAAAGCCTGCTAGGGGATCCTAGCAGGCTTACTGTATATATAATGTGTATATAATCTATCTATAATATACCGCAATTTAAATACATCGTACGACCAACCGAACCCTGTAAGGATTTAGTAAGCCACCACCAATTAGTATTTAAAAATTGAGTATTCATTTTTGTTCTTTTGTTATAGTGCTAAATTATAATTTTTTTTAACATCTATTACTTTTTTATAAAAAATATATTATTTTGTTCTATTTCTTAGTGTTTTCAGGTGATTCCAATATGTTTTTGCAGGTGATTTGTTCATCCTCGAATATCGTATCGCAATAGAATATCTCGAAATCTTCCATTTCATACTCGGGATTAGCTCCTGAATGTGAAGTTACGAAGGCACCTAATGAAGCTGCTTTCTTAAGTATTCCTGTTGGCGTTTCTCTTAATAGTTTAGCAGATAAGAATCCTGCTAAGTAAGAATCTCCACTTCCTACTGTATCTCTAATCACAATATCCACAGCTGGGAAAGTGTATAACATTTCTTTATCTAGATAGATACCTCCTTTACTTCCTTTAGAAACGATAATCTCATCACATTTAAAGTGATCTTGAATATATCTGACAGCATCTTCTTCTGTTGTGTATGGCTTATCAATATGCTCTAAGATTTCTTTAAGTTCGAATTTATTCATTTTTAATAAATCTGCCTTATGCATTAGCTCTTCTACAAATGATATCTCATAGTGCGGAGGTCTAAAGTTAACATCGAAGACTTTATACTTAGCTGCTTCGAGTAACTTGTGTAATGTCTCACGGGTATGCGGTGTTCTACTTGCTAATGTCCCGAAGACGAATGCATCTGATTTAGCAACTAGATCACAATCTTCTTGTTTAAAGTCTATGAAGTCCCAAGCACTATTCTTAAGAAACTCATAGCTCGCTTCGTTTCTGTCATCGAATGTTGCGAATACTGTTCCTGTTTTTTGAGTAGGGTCTATTTGTATATGATCTATATCTGCTTTTACCTCTTTAAGTCTTGTGATTATCTTTTGACCCAAGTCATCATTACCTAGTTTCGTAATGATGTGCGAATCTATATTCATCTTATGCAGGTGATAAGTAACATTAAGAGGAGCACCACCAATCTTCTTATACGTGGGAAAAATATCCCACAGCACTTCACCAAAACACACTACTAGAGGTTTCTGAGTATTATCTAACATATAGCTTTATTATTATAAATAATTTGACTTCACTAAGATACAAAAATCCTCAATAATGTTAAATGACGTTAGTAATATTGTTGTTGATGTTTTATTATTGAGAACAAGATGGGCTAAATATTTGAACTTATATAAAAAAACACTCCTAATTAATAGGAGTGTTTAGGTGCGATTAGTAATACATTTTCTTTACTCTATTTTTAATAGATTTCTTTTTGTAGAATTTGTATTGAAATTTTATGGTTTCTAACCATAGTTTGATGAAGACATCTCTAGAGTTTTTTCCAATGAGATTGGCGTAATGTGTAGCCATCTTTTCAATGTCACTTATATTAGTAGTCAAATGAGAAAGATTTTTCATTCTATTTGAAAAACTCATCTTTTGATCAAATTTCATGCGATTAATATCTACAAGATAGAAATCTAATGTACCTTTTTCTGTTGTTTTTATTAGTGTATTCCCTGGAGAATGGTCTAGAAAGTTTATTCCTTGTTCATGAAGTTTATAGGTGAATTCTATAAATTTCTGTAGTAACAATTCTCGTTCAGGACAGTCTAGGTTATTGTCTAGATCTCTATATGTTATGTCAGTTTGAATATACTCTGAGATATAGTAAGAGTTTTTTAGCGCCCCTTTATTAGTGTAAAAAAAGTATGCAATAGGGTAAGGAGTTTTAATTCCTAGTTCACTAAGTCTCTGTGCATGTTCAAATGATCTTAATCCTTTTGATTTTCTAAGGAACGTATAAACATATCTATTTATGAAATTTGGTTTTTTAAAAGACTTTATAGCGATTTGTTTTCCATTGGATAACGTTGTTAACTTTATTGAATTTCGCGTGCCTTTTGCAATGTAAGTAGTTAGTTGATCATAGGCTTTAATAATGTTAGTTAATTCTTCTTTTTGATTTTTGAATTGAGGATGTATCATCGCACTTACTTTCAGGTTTTTCATTTAAAAAGTAGTTACAATTAATAGTACTAATGTAAATAATAATATAGAAACTAGATTTGTAGTAATTAAATCTTAATTAATTGATAGTGTTTTCTTTAAGTTATTTTTGTGGTCAATTTTATAATATTAAAAGATATAATTATAACTACTATTTAACTGTTCTAAGTTTAGTTTATTGTAATAATAGCGGTTTGTTTGAAATTATATTGAGTATTGTATATTAAATATCTTGTTTTAATAATCTGTAAATAGTTGGAATATTGGTTATTAAGTTTATTTTACTTTTGTATTATATGTATATTAAATATTAAAATATTGTTATTTATCATTTTAGTTTTAAAAAAGTGTAGAGTATTGCTTCGTTGTAAAATAGTTGTGAATAGATTGTCTTTTGCCTCTTGTGAGTAGGGTGTTTGTATATTGAGTCTTAGATATAGACACAAAAAAAAGCTGGTCTTAAAAGTTTAAGACCAGCTTTTTGGGTATTGAGTTGTAATATATTTGTTCTAGTTGAATAGATTCAATAGGATCGATGGACATAGTCCCATGATAATATTGATTGCTACTGCTGTAACTCCTACTATTTTATACGCTAGTGGTACTTCGATGCTAGCAGTTTCTTCTTCTGTCGCTGTGTACATCGTTACGATCACTTTAAGGTAGTAATAGATACTTATGAATGAGTTAATAACCCCGAAGATCACTAAGGCTATAAATCCATTGCTAATCGCTTGTTGGAAAAGGAAGAACTTACCGAAGAACCCTGCGAAGATAGGAATACCTCCCATAGATAGTAATGCTATAGATAGCACTAATGCTAATAGTGGGTTTTTCTTCCCTAATCCTTTAAAGTTAGAGATTAGTTCGTTGTCTTTATTCTTTGTTACTGCGATAAGCACTGTAAATGCTGCTATACCAGCTACAGCATAAGCCGAAGCATAGTAGAATAGGTTAGCAGAAGCAGAACCTAAAGCTGTAAGAGCCATCAGCATAAAACCTGCGTGTGAGATACCTGAGTATGCTAATAGACGTTTCATATTATCTTGGCGAATAGCCATAATATTACCTACTGTCATTGTTAAGATAGCTACTACAACGATAACGTTAATGAACACTCCTGGTAATCCTCCGAATAAGAATATACTTATTCTGTATAGTGTCGCGACTGCTGCTACTTTAACTAATGTGCTCATTAGTGCTGTAGTTAGACTAGGTGCTCCTTGATATACGTCTGGTGCCCAGAAGTGGAATGGTACTGCTGCTACTTTAAATAGCATACCGATGATGATCATTGTTACCCCTAATGCATACCAGATAGGTAGTGAAGTAGTTGTAGATATTTCTTTAATCGTAGCGATATCAAATGATGCTGTAGCTCCATAAACTAGTGCAATACCAAATAGTACTACTCCTGAAGCGAAAGAACCTAATAGAAAGTACTTCATTGACGCTTCGTTACTTTTTATGTTCTTGCGATCTGTACCACACAAGATATATAGTGTGATAGAAAGAATCTCAAGACCTAAGAAGAACATCGCCATATTACCAAAGCTTACCATACAGATGGCTCCCATTAGTAAGAATAACTTCAGTGAGATATAATCTGATATCTTTGAAAATTCTGTTTTATAAAAGTCTTTACTTAATGCTACTAAGAAAATAGTTAAGGCGATAAATAAAGCTGAAAATGCTGTAGTAAACTTAGTGCTTACAAACATATTATTATAATATGCTTGAATCACATCAATGTTGCA is a window of Myroides oncorhynchi DNA encoding:
- a CDS encoding carbohydrate kinase family protein → MLDNTQKPLVVCFGEVLWDIFPTYKKIGGAPLNVTYHLHKMNIDSHIITKLGNDDLGQKIITRLKEVKADIDHIQIDPTQKTGTVFATFDDRNEASYEFLKNSAWDFIDFKQEDCDLVAKSDAFVFGTLASRTPHTRETLHKLLEAAKYKVFDVNFRPPHYEISFVEELMHKADLLKMNKFELKEILEHIDKPYTTEEDAVRYIQDHFKCDEIIVSKGSKGGIYLDKEMLYTFPAVDIVIRDTVGSGDSYLAGFLSAKLLRETPTGILKKAASLGAFVTSHSGANPEYEMEDFEIFYCDTIFEDEQITCKNILESPENTKK
- a CDS encoding lipopolysaccharide kinase InaA family protein; translation: MKNLKVSAMIHPQFKNQKEELTNIIKAYDQLTTYIAKGTRNSIKLTTLSNGKQIAIKSFKKPNFINRYVYTFLRKSKGLRSFEHAQRLSELGIKTPYPIAYFFYTNKGALKNSYYISEYIQTDITYRDLDNNLDCPERELLLQKFIEFTYKLHEQGINFLDHSPGNTLIKTTEKGTLDFYLVDINRMKFDQKMSFSNRMKNLSHLTTNISDIEKMATHYANLIGKNSRDVFIKLWLETIKFQYKFYKKKSIKNRVKKMYY
- a CDS encoding NADH-quinone oxidoreductase subunit N; the protein is MNTLIAIGVLAVLVLVLEIINLRKVVIPVTLLGLLGILGYTVCNIDVIQAYYNNMFVSTKFTTAFSALFIALTIFLVALSKDFYKTEFSKISDYISLKLFLLMGAICMVSFGNMAMFFLGLEILSITLYILCGTDRKNIKSNEASMKYFLLGSFASGVVLFGIALVYGATASFDIATIKEISTTTSLPIWYALGVTMIIIGMLFKVAAVPFHFWAPDVYQGAPSLTTALMSTLVKVAAVATLYRISIFLFGGLPGVFINVIVVVAILTMTVGNIMAIRQDNMKRLLAYSGISHAGFMLMALTALGSASANLFYYASAYAVAGIAAFTVLIAVTKNKDNELISNFKGLGKKNPLLALVLSIALLSMGGIPIFAGFFGKFFLFQQAISNGFIALVIFGVINSFISIYYYLKVIVTMYTATEEETASIEVPLAYKIVGVTAVAINIIMGLCPSILLNLFN